Within the Anguilla rostrata isolate EN2019 chromosome 6, ASM1855537v3, whole genome shotgun sequence genome, the region GAATGATGACGACTGCAATTAGAAAACAgaggaaagcaaaaaaaaaacatgtaaaaaaagagaGTAATGTAGGGCAGGGGACCGAAATGCAACAAAGAACCCATTATGGAAGACTTATCTAGAAAGCTCAACCCCAGAAGGGATGTGAAGTTTCtgctgggaggaggagagcgatGCTGGGGGAGGAGGATATGGATGTTTTCTCGACGAGGGCCACGGTTCCAGCAATTTTTTTGAAGTGGTAATGAGAAACGCCAAACGCTATATTTCCTTCCTGAGTGCCAGCGATGGCCGACCGtgggccccccgcccccttcccctttcAAGCCAGAGCACGGGAGAAACGTCGAGGAGGCCGGGGGGCCTttctcttcagaaaaaaaactacgcTACCATAACACCCCCCACTCAAGGAAAGGGGATTTAGTTGTTTACCTGTTCTCGGttcagaaattttaaaaaaacagccttaCCCTTACCTTACCTTGAGGCACGGCTCTTTCACTTGAAAAGCAAACAGTGCTAAAACGCGCTGTGCTGTGGGAACGCTAATTGCTTAAAGTACGGAGACACGCCCCGCTCATAAAGGGGGGCCCCTTTAACCTGCTTAGGTTCCTCTTACAATGTAATGCATGTCGAGATGGCAGAACAGCCTAAAGGAGCCAGGATATGTAGTCCCCTTACCCACAAATGGAGGCCCTCTTGAACTAATCTTCAGTTTAGGCTGAGTAAAGTATTCAAACCCCTTACAGACGTatgaacataattttaaaaaagaaaagataaatgaatatgaaattgaCTTATTACAGCAAGCCAGCTATACACCTTGCTCAGTTAAAACAGCTTATATGATTACCAGATCTAGCAGCCAGTAAATTAACATTAGCGACCAAGGCTGGTAGCCTGTGGTTTTCCTGCTGGCAGAATCATATTCTAAGAGCTAGTTTTAAGGTTTCATTTGTCAAGACAAATCTTGTGGTGAAGTACACCTTTTAACTCACAAGCTTAGGTCTTCCTAAATATAACTTTACAGCCAGAAGAGAAAGCAATATAAATGAACATGCTTTATGTTCTTAAGTATAATTATAAATCAGGTAACCAATGCTTAGAATGTCTAGCCCATGGTACAACTTTCTCTATACCCACCAGGTAGTGACTACAGTCACCGTTATAATATCTTTCTGTATACCACTTTTCTTGTAGTGCAGTTCAAAATGCtttaaacagaaacaatgtaacatccattcacactcacacagaagtcCCATTGTTTGCGAAAGTGAATGTGTGTTAAAAGTACAAACAACGCTGCACAAGTAGAAACTATTTTTACAGTaaccaaacatttttacaaGTGTAAACAAACTGATGTATGAAGGCCTTTGGCAAGACACCAGCTCATACCACGTAACTGCGCTCTTAAATTGACATCTCTGTCAACAGCCCACTTCTGTTCGGATCTGCTTCAAACAGGTTGCAAAAATAACAAGGCTAATTTCCAAATAAACCTAAAACAGGGGACGTCACTTTCAGAAAATTGTGAGACTGAGATATCAGCAAAGGGACAACTTACCGGGACAGTCAATATTGCAAATGTAAACTAATAAAGATTAATAgaaataaatgtcataaatttCAGAAAACGGCTAAGACTGCCTTCCTGTGACAGTCCCTCCTATTTGCGGAGAGGGGTACTGGAAGTGCATAAGTATGAGGATGGGGGTGTGAAGATATGTTCATACTGGTAAGTTTACAGTGTATGCTACTGATGCCAGATTCTTAGTTTAATTTGTTTCCATTAAGGAGCACACTGATAAGTGTTTTCAGGAATGCTTTTACATGCTACAATCCAGGCTCAAATACACATGGCATCTATTAGTAAAAGTGCGTACTTTAGCCCAATCCAAACTAAATTaacagataaacagacagacGAAAGCACAGCCTTACCCATCCTCGTCCCCGTCGATGTTGATGGGTATTCCAAACAGGCTGTTCACGGTAGGTGTGCCAAGCGCAAGGCCTTCTGGGATTAGCGGTTTGATCAGGTCCTTCCCGGAGACGGCGAGGGGCTGAGGCGGCGTGTCCGACTTCCTGCGAGCGTTCTCTCCCTGGCCGAGGCCGGTCGCGACACCCGGCGGCCCAGGGGCCACAACGGCGCGGGGCCCCTGGGACTGGCTCAGCGGGGACTGCGCCGCAGGAGCGGGGACGTGGTTCGGCACGCCCGCCTGAGCGCCGGGCCCGCCTGCAGACGCCCCCGCGCTCTGGACGCCAGAGACCGCCGCGTGGGGCCCCCCCGCGGACGCCCCCGGGGGCTGATACAGAGCGGACGCCATCCCGCTGCCCCCGGGCTGCTGCAGGAGaccctggggggcggggagccCCGACCCGTCCCCGGGCTGGGGCCCGAGGCCTGGGGCCACCCCGGTGGCGGGTGTCATGACCGGAGACGGGCCCTGGCTGACCGGCTGCCCCACGGAGAGGGTCTGGGCGGGCAGGTGCTGCGGCCTGTACTCCGCCTGTCCTGGGGGAGCCAGCGAGGGTTGGCCCAGCAGCTGACCAGAGAGAaactgctggtgctgctgctgctgggccgAATACCCAAACTGCTGGGCCTGACCGGCagaaggcatgctgggagatttcTGCACGTGCTGCAGGGAAAGGCTCGGGTGCACGCCATTGGTCCCGGGGGGAACGAGGCTCTGAGGCGCCATTGGCTGAACGGCGCCTTGGGCCTGAATGGTCACCGCTATACTGCTGGGGACGGCGGGGTAGCCGGCCGGCTGGAAGGCTCCGGCGTGGGCCTGAGGCCCCGCGCAGTAACTCTGCGGCAGGGGCTCCGGGTGCAGGTGAGGGCCGCTGGCGTAGGCGCAGTCCGAGGCAGCGGGGTCGGGCCCCGGTCCGGAGAGCGTGGTGGGGGCTGCCACCGAGCCTCCCGTCGCTCCGAGCCCGCTGTCCCTGTCCGCGCTGTGGTCCAAGGCGTTGGCGTGTCGAATGCTATCCACAGTCCTGGTGATGACGGAGCCTTCAGAGTCTCGCTCGTAGAACTCCATGCAAGTCCACCTGCCCCTTCTGAAGGGCTCCCCTGTACCGTGATCAAGTTTGATGACCCTGAAACGTGAACTGCAACTGGTGGTAGAGGTCGTTGTTGAACTGACCGAGCTGACGGCTGCGGTGGGCTGGGCCGCGGTCACTGACGCATTACTGACACCACCAGAGGCGACCGGTGCAGGGTGCTGTGTAACTCCGGCTACGGTGGTAGGGAGCTGGCCCGTTGGACCTGAGGCGCCCACAACATGCTGATTGACAAGAGCTACACCTGCCACCCCTACATTTCTATAAGCAAAACCCCCGTTCGGAGGACCCGATACTGTCGGTAGCTGCCCATCTTGAGGTATATGCGTCTCCGTCTCCACTACGTTATTTAAGGTTTCTTCTGATGAACTAATGTCACACATCTCCGGTTCATAATCGGCCCGGGATACATCGAATATTTCCGATGACACGTCCTCGGTCCGTGATTCGTCTGGATCGTCCAGACTCTCGGTGTCGTCAGTGATGCTGCTTGCCGCTACCTGAGCCTGTGTCACGCTAGTGATTTGGAAACAGCTCTTCTTTTTCGCCGgcattttagacattttgaaaACCTATGGAATATATCCTCTGTAATAAGCGGACAGACTTCTCCAAGTTGTACAAAAATGCTGACGTAAAATATATGGTAAcaatttcacagtttttaaCTGTTAGCGAGAAGATTGTAGCTACGTCATCtccttccctcttctctcctgttgcattttctgacttagcaaaaaatatatttaaaaaaaatacaagaccAAACCTTGCGAACTCGGGAGATCCAGTTCCTTCCAAACTGATCCGTTTCCTCCTGACAGctttttccctttcctctgATCCGTCAAAGCCGGCCTGCTCTGCCAGATTGTGTCCCGGCTCCGGAGTTGCCAGCAGGCCGCTGTCGCAGATAACaggctacctagctagctacagcTCCGCAGTTGCTACAGCTAGCTACTTCAGCTGGCGGGCCCGCTCTCCACCACTCTTCGGTATtagcctgctagctagctaccactTTTTCTGTCTGAGAACATGCATATAAGACATCCTGAAAGACACGTATATCTTAAGCCTTTACTCCTTGTATATCCTCTAACTCCCGTTATGATACGAAAGATAGGGAATCTGTGTGGTTCAGCTTTCCAAGACTGGTTCTCTTCTTTTTCACAGACTCCCAGGGAACTGAAATTCACAAactgcttccctccctctctcactcgaCAAGATGGCTAGCTATGTAGAAACGCACAGCACTCTGGGATGTTTGCGCACTGGTGTACGTAGCGTAGTGGATAGAGAATTTAAAACACCACGCTCATAGCGGATGTCGTgcgaatttatttatttataacgaATGCTGACGTGACATGGTAATGTCATTATCGCAGTTATCTATAACAAT harbors:
- the LOC135256821 gene encoding TSC22 domain family protein 2-like, translated to MSKMPAKKKSCFQITSVTQAQVAASSITDDTESLDDPDESRTEDVSSEIFDVSRADYEPEMCDISSSEETLNNVVETETHIPQDGQLPTVSGPPNGGFAYRNVGVAGVALVNQHVVGASGPTGQLPTTVAGVTQHPAPVASGGVSNASVTAAQPTAAVSSVSSTTTSTTSCSSRFRVIKLDHGTGEPFRRGRWTCMEFYERDSEGSVITRTVDSIRHANALDHSADRDSGLGATGGSVAAPTTLSGPGPDPAASDCAYASGPHLHPEPLPQSYCAGPQAHAGAFQPAGYPAVPSSIAVTIQAQGAVQPMAPQSLVPPGTNGVHPSLSLQHVQKSPSMPSAGQAQQFGYSAQQQQHQQFLSGQLLGQPSLAPPGQAEYRPQHLPAQTLSVGQPVSQGPSPVMTPATGVAPGLGPQPGDGSGLPAPQGLLQQPGGSGMASALYQPPGASAGGPHAAVSGVQSAGASAGGPGAQAGVPNHVPAPAAQSPLSQSQGPRAVVAPGPPGVATGLGQGENARRKSDTPPQPLAVSGKDLIKPLIPEGLALGTPTVNSLFGIPINIDGDEDGASGASVVAIDNKIEQAMDLVKSHLMYAVREEVEVLKEQIKELYERNSVLERENAVLKSLANSDQLSQLSLQPGNPAGATPPPQQQPEAPPPQPNVSSA